In Streptomyces sp. NBC_01551, one DNA window encodes the following:
- a CDS encoding universal stress protein, giving the protein MKRTLVVGVDGSPQSRAAADWAAREAVRRDLPLHVVHAWLWQPLAAPIVQDRGTEARRADDVLKEVEDELTRRYPGLALTAEVLSDAPVPALLHAAKGAEILVVGSRGYGALVGFLLGSYGRQVIAAAECPVVSVRSAHGRPVAMPEEGEVVVGQQGGVKESAEVLRVAFEAAAARRVPLRAVRAWSLPPVYGYSPGSMWIADQFGGLEPYEKAALEQALEPWRLKYPAVEVIAHVEQGSGGQVLLSAASDAQLLVVGRRVRESAVGARIGSVAHAVLHHAVCPVAVVPHA; this is encoded by the coding sequence GTGAAGCGCACCCTGGTTGTCGGAGTGGACGGATCCCCTCAGAGCCGGGCCGCGGCGGACTGGGCCGCACGGGAAGCCGTACGGCGTGACCTGCCCCTGCACGTGGTCCACGCCTGGCTGTGGCAGCCGCTCGCAGCCCCGATCGTCCAGGACCGGGGCACCGAAGCCCGCCGCGCCGACGACGTCCTGAAGGAGGTGGAGGACGAGCTCACCCGCCGGTACCCGGGGCTGGCCCTCACCGCGGAGGTGCTCTCCGACGCGCCCGTGCCGGCCCTGCTGCACGCCGCCAAGGGCGCTGAGATCCTGGTCGTCGGCTCGCGCGGGTACGGAGCCCTGGTCGGTTTCCTGCTTGGCTCATACGGTCGGCAGGTGATCGCCGCCGCCGAGTGCCCCGTGGTCTCCGTGCGCTCCGCGCACGGCAGGCCGGTGGCCATGCCGGAAGAGGGCGAGGTCGTCGTCGGACAGCAGGGCGGCGTGAAGGAGTCCGCCGAGGTGCTGCGCGTCGCCTTCGAGGCGGCCGCGGCACGCAGGGTGCCGCTCCGTGCGGTCCGTGCCTGGAGCCTGCCGCCGGTCTACGGCTACAGTCCCGGGTCGATGTGGATCGCCGACCAGTTCGGTGGCCTGGAGCCGTACGAGAAGGCCGCGCTGGAGCAGGCGCTGGAGCCGTGGCGGCTGAAGTACCCGGCGGTCGAAGTCATCGCGCACGTGGAACAGGGCAGCGGTGGCCAGGTGCTGCTCAGCGCCGCGTCGGACGCGCAGCTGCTCGTCGTGGGCCGCCGGGTCCGCGAATCGGCGGTGGGGGCACGCATCGGGTCCGTGGCCCATGCCGTCCTGCACCACGCGGTCTGTCCTGTCGCGGTGGTCCCGCACGCCTGA
- a CDS encoding ABC transporter permease subunit, whose protein sequence is MRRQWPLLWLALYRRRRMLAALLVGMVVFEALIVVVANAIPPGQLFSAGGKGPPSAYRAFSGSSGDVSIASYPGLLGAGLTHPFWIAMQLTAIGSLAAAAVAADVESGTVELVMVRPISRSRLLTERTAALVLAALALNLAATLTVAVGVALSPAIHGAVPIGGVFAAGVMGLGFALCLIGPAMAVSAAGRRRAQVVGATIAIGAVGFAINFIALAWSPAASLRFLSPFHYYAPGDALAEGDVLWPQLGILVGTGVLGILLAHLLLQRRDLAP, encoded by the coding sequence GTGAGACGACAGTGGCCGCTGCTGTGGCTCGCCCTGTACCGGCGGCGCCGGATGCTGGCTGCCCTGCTCGTCGGGATGGTCGTCTTCGAGGCGCTCATCGTGGTGGTCGCCAACGCGATTCCTCCGGGGCAGCTCTTCTCCGCGGGCGGGAAGGGACCGCCCTCGGCGTACCGGGCCTTCAGCGGGTCCAGCGGCGACGTGTCGATCGCCAGCTACCCCGGGCTGCTGGGCGCCGGTCTCACCCACCCGTTCTGGATCGCCATGCAGCTCACCGCGATCGGATCGCTTGCTGCGGCCGCCGTGGCCGCGGACGTGGAATCCGGGACGGTGGAACTCGTCATGGTGCGTCCCATCAGCCGTTCCCGGCTGCTGACGGAGCGGACCGCCGCGCTGGTGCTCGCGGCGCTGGCCCTGAACCTGGCGGCAACCCTCACGGTCGCGGTGGGGGTGGCGCTGTCACCGGCCATCCACGGTGCGGTGCCGATCGGCGGGGTGTTCGCCGCGGGGGTCATGGGACTCGGCTTCGCCCTGTGCCTGATCGGGCCGGCAATGGCCGTATCGGCGGCGGGACGACGGCGGGCACAGGTGGTCGGCGCGACCATCGCGATCGGAGCCGTAGGATTCGCCATCAACTTCATCGCGCTGGCCTGGTCGCCGGCAGCATCGCTGAGGTTCCTCAGCCCGTTCCATTACTACGCCCCCGGCGACGCGCTGGCCGAAGGCGACGTGCTCTGGCCCCAGCTCGGGATCCTTGTCGGAACGGGAGTGCTGGGCATCCTGCTGGCTCACCTGCTGCTCCAACGCCGAGACCTCGCGCCGTGA
- a CDS encoding flavodoxin domain-containing protein produces the protein MSTKRVLVAYGTKHGATAGIAEQIAVTLREDGLDAVVLPADDVHDVRAYDAVVLGGSLYAGHWSSKAKHCAERNADSLRHRPVWMFSSGPLDRSAEEHDIPPVSAVAREMQLVGAREHMTFGGSVTAHTPGFLAKALTRQGKGGDFRNPERIQNWAHHISAELVAA, from the coding sequence ATGAGCACCAAGCGAGTCCTGGTCGCCTACGGGACCAAGCACGGAGCCACCGCAGGGATCGCCGAACAGATCGCGGTGACCCTCCGCGAGGACGGTCTCGACGCCGTCGTGCTGCCCGCCGACGATGTCCACGACGTCCGCGCCTACGACGCCGTCGTCCTCGGCGGCTCCCTCTACGCCGGTCACTGGAGCAGCAAGGCCAAGCACTGCGCCGAACGCAACGCCGACTCCCTGCGGCACCGCCCCGTGTGGATGTTCAGCAGCGGACCGCTCGACCGCTCGGCCGAGGAACACGACATCCCCCCGGTCTCCGCGGTCGCCCGGGAGATGCAGCTGGTCGGGGCGCGCGAGCACATGACCTTCGGCGGCAGCGTCACGGCCCACACCCCGGGCTTCCTCGCCAAGGCACTGACCCGCCAGGGCAAAGGCGGAGACTTCCGCAACCCCGAGCGGATCCAGAACTGGGCCCACCACATCAGCGCCGAGCTCGTCGCCGCCTGA
- a CDS encoding STAS domain-containing protein codes for MTTTLIDLKTAVRSDGDVRGTLAGELDFHTARQVEPRLTALAAYGHRSLVLDLSGISFCDSAGIDLFLRVHHRCYSAGTRFRLCGVPPLVAKSMRVLGADRELRLVVA; via the coding sequence ATGACGACTACCTTGATCGATCTGAAGACCGCAGTGAGGAGCGACGGCGACGTGCGCGGCACCTTGGCAGGAGAACTCGACTTCCACACGGCGCGGCAGGTAGAACCCCGGCTCACCGCCCTCGCCGCATACGGTCACCGCAGCCTCGTCCTCGACCTGTCCGGGATCTCCTTCTGCGACAGCGCGGGCATCGACCTCTTCCTGCGCGTGCACCACCGCTGCTACTCGGCCGGAACCCGGTTCCGGCTGTGCGGCGTGCCGCCTCTGGTGGCCAAGTCGATGCGGGTGCTCGGCGCCGACCGCGAGCTGCGGCTCGTGGTGGCTTGA
- a CDS encoding cation-transporting P-type ATPase: protein MTETDAGPDLVPDTAPDPLEPLPLLRRELHTGPLGLSSREAARRLAVYGPNEVRRTTRTSVLRELLRQLVHPLALLLWVAAVLAFIAAIEVLGWAIVAVILVNAGFALVQERQAERAVETLAGYLPARAQVIRDGQPQHVPARDLVPGDLIALDEGDRVPADARLTEGGIEADLSMLTGESTPVERVAGPALEGLSLLQEPNLVFSGTTATEGQAQAIVFATGDHTELGRIAALSQRTRREPSPLETQVKKVAWLIAAAAVAMGAVFLVLGVAVGLPLTDSLIFAIGLLVANVPEGLLPTITLALAVGVRVLARQGAVIKRLSAVETLGSTNVICTDKTGTLTRNQMRLHSTWTPPHETPSGSETAELVRAAAQCTTVTRENDGQLHGDPTEIALVEGATQRAAPVDPADRDTHRHTCFRFDPRLRRMSVVLRTDDHDSLRVIVKGAPESVLALLAEGEQATEAQTAADTLAAGGMRVLAVAVRELPPGTTAPPQRQDVEKDLHLLGLVGLYDPPRPEVADAVGRCHEAGLTVHIVTGDNGATAAAVARAVGIGTTNLHVVAQSETIDDHELDHLLRLEGTEIVFARSSPETKLKVADALRAHGQIVAMTGDGVNDAPALHRAHIGVAMGLSGTDVAREASTMVLTDDNFATIVTAIESGRRVYDNVRKFIVYIFAHLTPEVVPFLVFALSAGAVPLPLTVLQILAIDLGTETLPALALGRERAEPGIMSRPPRPNSQSVINKDMLVRSWGWLGTISAALVMTAFFYVLWRAGWHPGDPTGPGTPLHHAYLTATTATFAGIVTCQVGTAIAARTDHAALRDIGFFSNPLLLAGIAFELVFTAALVYAPPLQHLFGTAALPLDVILLISAFPPLVWGTDEIRRWTRRRHHLS, encoded by the coding sequence ATGACTGAGACCGATGCCGGCCCGGACCTCGTACCGGACACCGCGCCGGATCCTCTCGAACCCCTGCCCCTGCTCCGCCGTGAGCTGCACACCGGCCCCCTGGGCCTGTCGAGCCGGGAGGCGGCACGCCGGCTGGCCGTCTACGGACCGAACGAGGTCCGCCGCACCACCCGGACGAGCGTCCTGCGGGAACTCCTGCGGCAACTGGTCCACCCGCTGGCTCTGCTGCTCTGGGTGGCGGCGGTCCTGGCCTTCATCGCCGCCATCGAGGTGCTCGGCTGGGCGATCGTCGCGGTCATCCTCGTCAACGCCGGATTCGCCCTCGTCCAGGAGCGGCAGGCCGAGAGGGCCGTCGAGACCCTGGCCGGCTACCTTCCCGCCCGGGCCCAGGTGATCCGCGACGGACAGCCACAGCACGTCCCGGCCCGGGACCTGGTCCCCGGCGACCTCATCGCCCTCGACGAGGGCGACCGGGTACCCGCCGACGCCCGCCTGACCGAGGGGGGTATCGAGGCGGACCTCTCCATGCTCACGGGCGAGTCCACCCCCGTCGAGCGTGTTGCCGGCCCGGCTCTGGAAGGCCTCTCGCTGCTGCAGGAGCCCAACCTCGTCTTCAGCGGCACCACCGCCACCGAGGGGCAAGCGCAGGCGATCGTCTTCGCCACCGGAGACCACACCGAACTCGGCCGGATCGCCGCCCTCAGCCAGCGCACCCGCCGCGAACCGAGCCCACTGGAGACGCAGGTCAAGAAGGTCGCCTGGCTGATCGCCGCAGCCGCGGTCGCCATGGGAGCCGTTTTCCTCGTGCTGGGCGTCGCAGTGGGGCTGCCACTCACCGACTCGTTGATCTTCGCGATCGGCCTGCTCGTGGCCAACGTGCCGGAAGGGCTGCTGCCCACCATCACCCTCGCCCTCGCCGTCGGCGTACGAGTCCTCGCCCGCCAAGGCGCGGTGATCAAGCGGCTGAGCGCCGTGGAGACCCTCGGATCCACCAACGTCATCTGCACCGACAAGACCGGCACCCTCACCCGCAATCAGATGCGCCTGCACTCCACCTGGACACCTCCGCACGAGACGCCGAGCGGTTCGGAGACCGCCGAACTGGTCCGCGCCGCCGCCCAGTGCACGACCGTCACCCGCGAGAACGACGGGCAGCTGCACGGTGACCCGACCGAGATCGCACTGGTGGAGGGAGCTACACAGCGCGCTGCTCCTGTCGACCCGGCCGACCGGGACACCCACCGCCACACCTGCTTCCGCTTCGACCCGCGCCTGCGCCGAATGTCGGTCGTACTCCGCACGGACGACCACGACAGCCTCCGCGTGATCGTCAAGGGCGCCCCGGAGAGCGTCCTGGCGCTACTGGCCGAAGGAGAGCAGGCTACGGAAGCTCAGACCGCCGCCGACACCCTGGCTGCGGGCGGCATGCGCGTGCTGGCCGTCGCGGTGCGAGAACTGCCGCCCGGCACGACCGCACCGCCGCAGCGGCAGGACGTCGAGAAGGACCTGCACCTGCTCGGACTGGTCGGCCTGTACGACCCGCCGCGCCCCGAGGTCGCCGACGCGGTCGGGCGCTGCCACGAGGCGGGTCTCACCGTCCACATCGTCACCGGCGACAACGGTGCCACCGCCGCCGCCGTGGCCCGCGCCGTCGGGATCGGTACGACGAACCTGCACGTGGTCGCCCAGTCCGAGACGATCGACGACCACGAACTCGACCACCTCCTGCGCCTGGAAGGCACGGAGATCGTCTTCGCCCGCTCCTCGCCCGAGACCAAACTGAAGGTGGCCGACGCCCTCCGGGCCCACGGACAGATCGTGGCCATGACCGGCGACGGCGTGAACGACGCTCCGGCCCTGCACCGTGCCCACATCGGCGTCGCCATGGGACTCTCCGGCACCGACGTCGCCCGCGAGGCGTCGACCATGGTCCTGACGGACGACAACTTCGCCACCATCGTCACGGCCATCGAGTCCGGCCGCCGCGTCTACGACAACGTCCGCAAGTTCATCGTCTACATCTTCGCCCACCTCACCCCCGAGGTCGTGCCCTTCCTCGTGTTCGCCCTCTCCGCAGGGGCCGTACCGCTGCCGCTGACCGTCCTGCAGATCCTCGCCATCGACCTGGGAACCGAGACCCTTCCGGCCCTCGCTCTCGGCCGTGAGCGCGCCGAGCCGGGCATCATGTCCCGACCGCCCCGCCCCAATTCCCAAAGCGTGATCAACAAGGACATGCTCGTACGCAGCTGGGGCTGGCTCGGCACCATCTCCGCAGCCCTCGTCATGACCGCGTTCTTCTACGTCCTGTGGCGCGCGGGCTGGCACCCCGGCGACCCCACCGGACCCGGAACCCCGCTCCACCACGCCTACCTCACCGCGACCACCGCCACCTTCGCGGGCATCGTCACCTGCCAGGTCGGCACGGCCATCGCCGCCCGCACCGACCACGCCGCGCTGCGTGACATCGGCTTCTTCAGCAACCCACTGCTCTTGGCGGGCATCGCCTTCGAACTCGTCTTCACCGCGGCGCTCGTCTACGCGCCGCCACTCCAACACCTCTTCGGTACCGCCGCCCTCCCGCTCGACGTCATCCTCCTCATCTCGGCCTTCCCACCGCTCGTCTGGGGAACCGACGAGATCCGACGCTGGACCCGACGCCGACACCACCTCTCTTGA
- a CDS encoding phosphoketolase, which produces MTSHPIPELDAHWRAANYLAVGQIYLMDNPLLTEPLRPEHIKPRLLGHWGTSPGLNLIHTHLNRVIKDRSLDALCVWGPGHGGPAVLANSWLEGTYTETYPDITRDAAGMAKLFRQFSFPGGVPSHVAPETPGSIHEGGELGYALAHAYGAAFDHPGLLVACVIGDGEAETGPLAASWHSNKFLDPVHDGAVLPILHLNGYKIANPTVLSRIPEDELDALLRGYGHDPLYVTGSDPAQVHHAMARAVDHAVDRIALIQQEARTAGTGPQRERARWPMIVLRTPKGWTGPATVDGDPVEGTWRAHQVPLAGVRENPAHLRQLEDWLRSYRPQELFDADGRPTEQVLACVPQGERRLGAVPYANGGRLLRPLPLPPLDAHAVPVDKPGRTLHEPTRVLGRFLTRVMHDTAARRDFRVVGPDETASNRLDDLYDATGKAWQGMTEATDRNLSRDGRVMEILSEHVCQGWLEGYLLTGRHGLFSTYEAFAHIVDSMVGQHIKWLKTSSELSWRAPISSLNYLLTSHVWRQDNNGFSHQDPGFVDHVLNKSPEVVRVYLPPDANTLLAVADHALRSRDQVNVIVAGKQPCFDWLPIDEARTHVTRGAGVWEWAGTDHGSREPDVVLACAGDVPTMEVLAAAALLREHLRSLAVRVVNVVDIARLMPHEEHPHGMTDAEYDALFTTDKPVIFAYHGYPWLIHRLAYRRTGHPKLHVRGYKESGTTTTPFDMVVRNDMDRYRLVMDVIDRVPGLAGRAEGLRQAMADQRIRHHSWIREHGTDLPEVAGWSWPH; this is translated from the coding sequence ATGACCTCGCATCCCATCCCGGAACTCGACGCGCACTGGCGCGCCGCCAACTACCTCGCAGTCGGCCAGATCTACCTCATGGACAACCCCCTGCTCACCGAGCCGCTGAGGCCCGAGCACATCAAGCCACGACTGCTCGGCCACTGGGGCACCTCCCCCGGCCTGAACCTCATCCACACCCACCTCAACCGCGTGATCAAGGACCGCTCGCTGGACGCCCTGTGTGTCTGGGGCCCGGGCCACGGAGGCCCCGCCGTCCTCGCCAACTCCTGGCTGGAAGGCACGTACACCGAGACTTACCCGGACATCACGCGGGACGCGGCCGGCATGGCGAAGCTCTTCCGGCAGTTCTCCTTCCCCGGCGGCGTGCCGAGCCACGTGGCCCCCGAGACGCCCGGCTCCATCCATGAAGGCGGAGAGCTCGGATACGCCCTCGCCCACGCCTACGGAGCCGCCTTCGACCACCCCGGCCTGCTGGTCGCCTGCGTCATCGGGGACGGCGAGGCCGAGACGGGGCCGCTGGCGGCGTCCTGGCACTCGAACAAATTCCTCGACCCGGTCCACGACGGCGCGGTCCTGCCGATCCTGCACCTGAACGGCTACAAGATCGCCAATCCGACGGTGCTGTCCCGGATCCCTGAGGACGAGCTCGATGCGCTGCTGCGCGGTTACGGGCACGATCCGCTGTACGTGACCGGAAGCGACCCCGCCCAGGTCCATCACGCCATGGCCCGCGCCGTGGACCACGCCGTGGACCGCATCGCGCTCATCCAGCAGGAAGCCCGGACAGCGGGTACCGGCCCGCAGCGCGAGCGCGCACGCTGGCCGATGATCGTGCTGCGCACCCCCAAGGGCTGGACCGGCCCCGCGACCGTCGACGGCGACCCGGTAGAGGGCACGTGGCGGGCTCACCAGGTCCCGCTCGCCGGAGTACGCGAGAACCCCGCCCACCTCCGACAGTTGGAGGACTGGCTGCGCTCGTACCGGCCACAGGAGCTCTTCGACGCCGACGGGCGCCCCACCGAGCAGGTCCTGGCGTGCGTCCCGCAGGGCGAGCGCCGCCTGGGCGCCGTCCCGTACGCGAACGGCGGCCGGCTGTTGCGACCGCTCCCGCTGCCCCCGCTTGACGCGCACGCCGTCCCGGTCGACAAGCCGGGGCGCACCCTCCACGAACCGACGCGCGTCCTGGGACGCTTCCTCACCCGGGTCATGCACGACACCGCCGCTCGGCGTGACTTCAGGGTCGTCGGACCGGATGAGACCGCCTCGAACCGGCTGGACGACCTGTACGACGCCACCGGCAAGGCCTGGCAGGGCATGACGGAGGCGACGGACCGCAACCTGTCCCGCGATGGCCGCGTCATGGAGATCCTGTCCGAACATGTCTGCCAGGGCTGGCTGGAGGGCTACCTCCTCACCGGCCGCCACGGACTCTTCTCCACCTACGAAGCCTTCGCGCACATCGTCGACTCCATGGTCGGCCAGCACATCAAGTGGCTTAAGACCTCAAGCGAGTTGTCCTGGCGGGCCCCGATCTCCTCTCTCAACTACCTGCTCACCTCGCACGTCTGGCGCCAGGACAACAACGGCTTCTCCCACCAGGACCCCGGATTCGTCGACCACGTCCTCAACAAGAGCCCCGAGGTCGTACGGGTCTACCTGCCACCGGACGCCAACACCCTCCTCGCCGTCGCCGATCACGCCCTGCGCAGCCGCGATCAGGTCAACGTGATCGTCGCCGGCAAGCAGCCCTGCTTCGACTGGCTGCCGATCGACGAGGCCCGCACCCACGTGACGCGCGGCGCAGGCGTCTGGGAGTGGGCGGGAACCGACCACGGCTCCCGCGAACCGGACGTCGTACTCGCCTGCGCCGGTGACGTGCCCACCATGGAGGTGCTGGCCGCAGCGGCCCTGCTCCGCGAGCACCTCCGCTCGCTGGCCGTCCGCGTCGTCAACGTCGTCGACATCGCCCGGCTCATGCCCCACGAGGAACACCCCCACGGCATGACGGACGCCGAGTACGACGCCCTCTTCACCACCGACAAGCCGGTGATCTTCGCCTACCACGGCTACCCGTGGCTCATCCACCGCCTCGCCTACCGCCGGACCGGCCACCCCAAGCTGCACGTCCGCGGCTACAAGGAGTCCGGCACCACAACCACCCCCTTCGACATGGTCGTGCGCAACGACATGGACCGCTACCGGCTCGTCATGGACGTCATCGACCGCGTCCCCGGCCTCGCCGGTCGCGCCGAGGGACTCCGCCAGGCCATGGCCGACCAGCGCATCCGCCACCACAGCTGGATCCGCGAGCACGGCACGGACCTGCCGGAGGTCGCAGGCTGGTCCTGGCCGCACTGA
- a CDS encoding pyridoxamine 5'-phosphate oxidase family protein, whose protein sequence is MTATRRMRELDRAEALRLVATVSLGRIVFTRHALPAVRPVNHLVEGGDIIVRIHDDGALASLAAPADVPGAVVAYEADAIDPVTHFGWSVVITGYACPVTDADEAARVASLLRPWVGRPMTRALRIRPDLVAGFRLEAERTLPEPTALG, encoded by the coding sequence ATGACGGCCACCCGGCGCATGCGCGAGCTCGACAGGGCCGAGGCGCTCAGGCTCGTGGCGACGGTGTCCCTGGGGCGCATCGTCTTCACGCGGCACGCGCTGCCCGCCGTCCGTCCGGTCAACCATCTCGTCGAGGGCGGGGACATCATCGTGCGGATCCACGACGACGGGGCACTCGCCTCCCTCGCGGCCCCCGCCGATGTCCCCGGTGCGGTCGTCGCCTACGAAGCGGACGCCATCGATCCCGTCACCCACTTCGGCTGGAGCGTCGTCATCACCGGCTACGCGTGCCCGGTGACCGACGCCGACGAGGCGGCCCGGGTCGCCTCCCTGCTGCGTCCCTGGGTGGGACGCCCCATGACCCGAGCCCTGCGGATCCGTCCCGACCTCGTCGCCGGATTCCGGCTGGAGGCGGAGCGGACGCTGCCGGAGCCGACTGCACTGGGATGA
- a CDS encoding putative PEP-binding protein gives MIPADTQIGWRGASRYYSDGYREGFALECQALRRVREEMGLTNVIVMIPFCRTLEEADKVLEVMAAAGLRRGENGLKVYVMAEIPANILLAQDFAERFDGFSIGSNDLTQLTLGVDRDSEALAHVFDENDPAVTDLIRILLPRVQTLGRPVGLCGQRPSDDPAYAAFLVRVGIDLISVAPDSFAAVKQHVAVAEESRYGEDRMVPVGIRPAQADQPSAA, from the coding sequence CTGATCCCTGCCGACACGCAGATCGGATGGCGCGGCGCCAGCCGCTACTACAGCGACGGCTACCGGGAAGGCTTCGCCCTCGAATGCCAGGCCCTTCGCCGGGTGCGCGAGGAGATGGGCCTGACCAACGTCATCGTCATGATTCCGTTCTGCCGCACCCTGGAAGAGGCCGACAAGGTCCTCGAGGTGATGGCGGCTGCAGGACTGCGGCGCGGCGAGAACGGCCTCAAGGTCTACGTGATGGCCGAGATCCCGGCCAACATCCTCCTCGCGCAGGACTTCGCCGAACGCTTCGACGGATTCTCCATCGGCAGCAACGACCTCACCCAGCTCACTCTCGGCGTCGACCGGGACTCCGAAGCCCTCGCCCACGTCTTCGACGAGAACGACCCGGCTGTCACCGACCTCATCCGGATCCTCCTCCCGCGGGTCCAGACCCTGGGACGTCCGGTGGGCCTGTGCGGACAGCGGCCCAGCGACGACCCGGCCTACGCCGCCTTCCTCGTCCGCGTCGGAATCGATTTGATCTCCGTCGCCCCCGACAGCTTCGCCGCAGTCAAGCAGCACGTCGCCGTCGCCGAGGAGAGCCGCTACGGGGAGGACCGAATGGTCCCTGTAGGGATCCGTCCGGCCCAAGCGGACCAGCCGTCGGCCGCGTGA
- a CDS encoding ABC transporter ATP-binding protein, which translates to MGDGPAIELTGLTKRYGPVMGIDGLSLTVRPGEVFGFLGPNGAGKTTTLRCLTGLLRPSEGCVRVLGLDPIADHRRVAPQLGYLPGELRLYPELSGAETLDLLSALQGAPVPRRGELCDRLGLTPAILGRPVGGYSRGMKQKLGLVQAMQHDPHLVVLDEPTEGLDPLVQETFFALLGEASAAGRTVLLSSHILPEVQRTCGRVAIIREGRLVTVQSVAGLREARARRIRLSFVDGQGPRPLGGAERWAPRWQGDRVELLVPPSEVVSALRTLLDMTVADVTVEEAGLDEAFMDLYRNGAGREEP; encoded by the coding sequence ATGGGTGACGGGCCGGCGATCGAGCTGACCGGACTGACCAAGAGGTACGGGCCGGTGATGGGAATCGACGGCCTGAGCCTCACCGTGAGACCAGGTGAGGTGTTCGGCTTCCTCGGGCCGAACGGCGCGGGAAAGACGACCACGCTGCGGTGCCTGACCGGGCTCCTCCGGCCGAGCGAGGGATGCGTAAGAGTACTCGGGCTGGACCCGATCGCCGATCACCGCCGGGTGGCCCCACAGCTGGGGTACCTGCCGGGCGAACTGCGCCTGTACCCGGAACTCTCCGGAGCGGAAACACTCGATCTCCTGTCCGCACTGCAGGGAGCTCCTGTGCCCCGCCGCGGCGAGCTGTGCGACCGGCTGGGCCTGACACCCGCGATCCTCGGCCGCCCCGTCGGGGGTTACTCGCGGGGTATGAAGCAGAAGCTCGGGCTGGTGCAGGCGATGCAGCACGATCCGCACCTGGTGGTGCTCGACGAACCGACCGAGGGCCTCGACCCGTTGGTCCAGGAGACGTTCTTTGCGCTGCTGGGCGAGGCGTCCGCCGCGGGACGCACCGTCCTGCTCTCCAGCCACATCCTGCCCGAGGTGCAGCGCACGTGCGGTCGGGTGGCGATCATCCGGGAGGGACGGCTCGTCACGGTCCAGAGCGTGGCCGGCCTGCGCGAGGCCCGCGCCAGGCGGATCAGGCTGTCCTTCGTGGACGGGCAGGGGCCACGGCCATTGGGCGGCGCAGAACGTTGGGCTCCACGTTGGCAGGGGGACCGGGTGGAGCTGCTCGTGCCACCGAGCGAGGTGGTGAGCGCCCTGCGCACACTGCTCGACATGACGGTCGCCGACGTCACGGTGGAAGAGGCCGGGCTGGACGAGGCATTCATGGACTTGTACCGCAACGGCGCCGGGCGGGAGGAGCCGTGA
- a CDS encoding response regulator transcription factor has protein sequence MTDSSGPSPTRTPITVFLLDDHEVVRRGVHDLLDAEPDLNVVGEAGTAEQALIRIPALRPQVAVLDVRLQDGDGVSVCRELRSRMPDLACLMLTSFDDEEALLDAVMAGASGYVLKQITGTDLVTAVRTVAAGQSMLDPGATTRLMARMRGDVPKEKQVPGLPGFTDREKEVLVLVSEGLTNREIGKRMYLAEKTVKNIISRLFTKLGVERRVQAAVIASHTLIPPSQRPVPTPE, from the coding sequence ATGACCGACAGCAGTGGCCCTTCCCCCACCAGGACGCCGATCACGGTCTTCCTCCTCGACGACCACGAGGTCGTACGCCGAGGGGTGCACGACCTGCTGGACGCGGAGCCCGACCTGAACGTGGTCGGTGAGGCGGGCACGGCGGAACAGGCCCTGATCCGCATCCCCGCGCTGCGTCCCCAGGTGGCGGTCCTCGACGTACGGCTCCAGGACGGTGACGGCGTGAGCGTGTGCCGTGAGCTGCGCTCGCGGATGCCCGACCTGGCCTGCCTGATGCTCACCTCGTTCGACGACGAGGAGGCCCTGCTGGACGCCGTGATGGCGGGCGCCTCCGGTTACGTGTTGAAGCAGATCACCGGGACAGACCTGGTCACCGCCGTCCGCACGGTCGCGGCCGGCCAGTCCATGCTCGATCCCGGAGCCACGACCCGGCTGATGGCTCGCATGCGCGGTGACGTGCCGAAGGAGAAACAGGTCCCGGGGCTGCCCGGCTTCACCGACCGCGAGAAGGAGGTCCTCGTCCTGGTCAGTGAGGGGCTCACCAACCGGGAAATCGGCAAACGGATGTACCTCGCGGAGAAGACCGTCAAGAACATCATCTCGCGCTTGTTCACCAAACTGGGCGTGGAGCGCCGCGTCCAAGCCGCCGTGATCGCCAGTCATACTCTGATCCCGCCGAGCCAGCGCCCCGTCCCGACCCCGGAATAG
- a CDS encoding dsRBD fold-containing protein, which yields MSHTAEWKTHVYLFEEEHTTKVRIELDTGTTHLTGHGTARCNPTDKDVPEIGDELATARALENLALQLKRTAYGDMAAAGTAPRHAPLPAYDLG from the coding sequence ATGTCGCATACGGCCGAATGGAAGACCCACGTCTACCTCTTCGAGGAAGAGCACACGACCAAGGTCCGCATCGAACTCGACACCGGAACCACCCACCTCACCGGCCACGGCACCGCGCGCTGCAACCCCACGGACAAGGACGTGCCCGAGATCGGCGACGAACTCGCGACCGCCCGAGCGCTGGAGAACCTGGCGCTGCAGCTCAAGCGCACCGCCTACGGCGACATGGCAGCAGCAGGGACCGCACCTCGGCACGCTCCTCTCCCCGCCTACGACCTTGGGTGA